In Methanomassiliicoccales archaeon, the sequence TCTGAATAGACAAAAAAATTATAGCCATCGCAATAGGCGCTGTTTTTTCTTTCATCTCCTTGTTAATTGCCTAATGAATATGCTAAACTTTTCGGAGAACCCCAGAGAACAATAAAGCACAAATCCTCTTATCAAAAAAGCTGGCAACTACCCAAAGATTTTTTTAGTTCATTGCAACCCATCGGGCAAAAAACAATATCCTTATCCTTTGTGAACTATTTTTTGACAGCCCATTTCCTAGCACACATGAATATGTTCAATTGATAAGAAGTCAAATGAAAGACAATGAAATGATCACACATCGATCAATTAGAGGGTGCGGTGCGCCAGCGATCACCGGTTCGATTCCATGAATATTGAGGCGAATGCCACGTTTCCTGCAACTTTGTTGATTTTCACTTTTGTTCTTGTTCCTTTAACTGTCCCTGGAACATATATAATATATTCGTTCAGCCGGGCAATTCCATCGCCCTTCCTTCCGACGTCCTCAATGAGTACCTCGTAGACCTCTCCTTCCTTCAGAGTCAACTTCTCATCGACTTTCGTCACTTTCTTCACATTCACTGGTCTGTGAGCGCCACAGGCTTCGCATTCAAGCAAAAGAATACGCCCTTCTTTTACAATATGGGTATCTGGCCTCCCGCACTCTGAGCACAAAACAAAAGTCTCCGTATAATCGCGGATCCTATCAGAGATTTGATTCTCTGCTAATTTCGCTTTGAATACCGCCCTCGTTCCTTCAATGTAGCCAGGAGCACCAAGCTCCCTGAGAAGATATTGCAAAAGATGAGTTGGTTCTCTTCGAAGCGCATCCGCGATATCGGCGAAATTCCTGATCATCGTTGTCTTTCCTTCCTGAAAGACATCTGGTTCTGGAACTGAAAACCGCTCGTGTTTTTCAATCTTCTCTGGCAACTTTTGTTTTGCTCTTTCGAGAAGAGCCAAATACTCATCATCAGACATAATCTCGAGTCTTCAAACGGCTTCGGTAATATAAAGTTTGCTGGAAAGATTATTCCTGGAATCAGTTCTGGCGGGGCAATGGACCACTTGGTTCAAACATCACGCATACTTCCTTTTCAGTGCAGCTTTGACCAATCCCAGGTGAAGTGGCGAAGGTTTTTTAGGCCTTGATTTAAATTCTGGATGAAATTGAGATGCAATGAAGAAATGATGACCCTGAAATTCGGCCACCTCCATTCTCTTTCCGTCGATCGATTTGCCTGTAAACTTCCAACCACAGCTCTCCAATCTGTCAATATACTTAGGATTCACCTCATATCTATGCCGATGCCTCTCCATAATTAGTGATTTTCCATACAGTTCATAAGCTTTTGATCCATCCTGCAGGACAACTGGCTGAGCGCCTAACCGCATCGTCGCTCCTTTCCTCTTAACATCACGTTGTCCAGGCAGCAAATCGACAACGGGATCGCATGTCTCGGGGTCGAATTCCGTACTATGTGCCTTTTCAATGCCGAGCACGTTCCTCGCGATTTCAATCGTCGCAATCTGGAACCCGAGACAAACACCAAGGAATGGAATATTATTCTCGCGCGCATATTTTGAAGCAATCATTTTGCCAAGTATCCCTCTACTTCCAAATCCACCAGGAATGAGAACACCGTCTGCGCGGGTTAATTCCTCTGGAATACCAGATTCCTCAATTTTTTCAGAGTCTATGAAGACGATGTTGACCTTAGTATCAGTTTCGGCCCCTGCATGATGGAAAGCCTCGATATGACTCATGTAGGAGTCCGCAAGGTGTGTATATTTTCCAACACACGCAATAGTGACAGTCTTCGTGGGGTTCAACACCTTTTGAAGGAATTCCTTCCAATCGGACAAATCCTCTGATCTAGATTCGAGCTTCAATCTTTTCAATAGGAAATCAGTGAGCCCCTGTTCTTCAAGGATCAATGGAACCTCATAAATTGATCTCGCATCGGGTGCCGAAATAACGGCCTCGAGCGGGACATCACAAAAAAGGGAAATCTTTCTCTTGATTGAGTATTCGAGCGGCTGTGTCGATCGCGCAACGATGACATCTGGTTGAATACCGATGGACCGCAATTCCTTCACAGAATGCTGTGTTGGCTTCGTCTTTTGTTCTCCGACTGTGCCTAAGACAGGAACAAGGGTAGTATGTACAAAGAGACAATTCTCACCGCGCCCCATCTCTGTGTTCATTTGCCTGACCGCTTCCAAAAAAGGCATCGACTCAATGTCACCAACGGTGCCACCCAATTCCACGACGCAAACATCCGCATCACTCGACTCGGCGACACTTCTGATCTGTGTCTTGATTTCATTCGTGATATGCGGAATAATCTGAACGGTCTTGCCTAGATATTCACCCATTCTTTCTTTATCAATCACTGCCC encodes:
- a CDS encoding translation initiation factor IF-2 subunit beta; translated protein: MSDDEYLALLERAKQKLPEKIEKHERFSVPEPDVFQEGKTTMIRNFADIADALRREPTHLLQYLLRELGAPGYIEGTRAVFKAKLAENQISDRIRDYTETFVLCSECGRPDTHIVKEGRILLLECEACGAHRPVNVKKVTKVDEKLTLKEGEVYEVLIEDVGRKGDGIARLNEYIIYVPGTVKGTRTKVKINKVAGNVAFASIFMESNR
- the pyrG gene encoding CTP synthase (glutamine hydrolyzing), whose protein sequence is MKYIFVTGGVLSGLGKGITASSIGRLLKSRGLNVTAIKIDPYLNIDAGTMNPFEHGEVFVLEDGGEVDLDLGNYERFLDIDLTSDHNITTGKVYRAVIDKERMGEYLGKTVQIIPHITNEIKTQIRSVAESSDADVCVVELGGTVGDIESMPFLEAVRQMNTEMGRGENCLFVHTTLVPVLGTVGEQKTKPTQHSVKELRSIGIQPDVIVARSTQPLEYSIKRKISLFCDVPLEAVISAPDARSIYEVPLILEEQGLTDFLLKRLKLESRSEDLSDWKEFLQKVLNPTKTVTIACVGKYTHLADSYMSHIEAFHHAGAETDTKVNIVFIDSEKIEESGIPEELTRADGVLIPGGFGSRGILGKMIASKYARENNIPFLGVCLGFQIATIEIARNVLGIEKAHSTEFDPETCDPVVDLLPGQRDVKRKGATMRLGAQPVVLQDGSKAYELYGKSLIMERHRHRYEVNPKYIDRLESCGWKFTGKSIDGKRMEVAEFQGHHFFIASQFHPEFKSRPKKPSPLHLGLVKAALKRKYA